A single genomic interval of Musa acuminata AAA Group cultivar baxijiao chromosome BXJ3-4, Cavendish_Baxijiao_AAA, whole genome shotgun sequence harbors:
- the LOC135636438 gene encoding 5-methyltetrahydropteroyltriglutamate--homocysteine methyltransferase-like translates to MCNTCTQKSSTNVIQIDEAALREGLPLRKSEQAFYLDWAVHSFRITNCGVQDTTQIHTHMCYSNFNDIIHSIINMDADVITIENSRSDEKLLSVFREGVKYGAGIGPGVYDIHSPRIPSTEEIADRINKMLAVLETNILWVNPDCGLKTRKYAEVKPALTNMVAAAKLLRTQLASTK, encoded by the exons ATGTGTAACACATGCACACAAAAATCAAGTACTAAT GTTATCCAGATAGATGAAGCAGCTTTACGAGAAGGCCTTCCCCTTCGCAAGTCGGAGCAGGCTTTCTATTTGGATTGGGCTGTCCACTCCTTCAGGATCACCAACTGTGGTGTCCAAGACACAACTCAA ATTCACACCCACATGTGTTACTCCAACTTCAACGACATCATCCACTCCATCATCAACATGGATGCTGATGTCATTACGATTGAGAACTCGCGTTCTGATGAGAAGCTCCTCTCTGTATTCCGTGAGGGAGTGAAGTATGGTGCTGGCATTGGTCCGGGTGTGTATGACATCCACTCTCCAAGAATACCATCGACAGAAGAGATCGCTGACCGCATCAACAAGATGCTTGCTGTTCTTGAGACCAACATTCTCTGGGTTAACCCTGACTGTGGGCTCAAAACCCGCAAATACGCCGAAGTCAAGCCTGCTCTTACCAACATGGTTGCTGCAGCCAAGCTTCTTCGCACTCAACTCGCCAGCACCAAGTGA
- the LOC135636601 gene encoding ubiquitin C-terminal hydrolase 12-like isoform X3, with translation MTMMTPPPLDQEDEEMLVPHQEFPEGPQPMEVIPNEMGTAPESQQVEDPPSFKFRWTIENFSRLNIKKLYSDIFYVGGYKWRVLIFPKGNNVDHLSIYLDVADSATLPYGWSRYAQFALAVVNQIHSKYTIRKDTQHQFNSRESDWGFTSFMSLSELYDPSRGYLVNDTCVIEAEVVVRRVVDYWSYDSKKETGFVGLKNQGATCYMNSLLQTLYHIPYFRKAVYHMPTTENDMPSGSIPLALQSLFYKLQYSDNSVATKELTKSFGWDTYDSFMQHDVQELNRVLCEKLEDKMKGTVVEGTIQHLFEGHHMNYIECINVDYKSTRKESFYDLQLDVKGCRDVYASFDKYVEVERLEGDNKYHAENHGLQDAKKGVLFIDFPPVLQLQLKRFEYDFMRDTMVKINDRYEFPLQLDLDSDNGKYLSPEADRRVRNLYTLHSVLVHSGGVHGGHYYAFIRPTLSDQWFKFDDERVTKEDAKRALEEQYGGEEELPQTNPGFNNTPFKFTKYSNAYMLVYIRESDKEKIMCDVDEKDIAEHLRIRLKKEQEEKENKKKEKAEAHLYTIIKVFHGVPMLLGMRIWQNRLERKYFSI, from the exons ATGACTATGATGACTCCGCCCCCTCTCGAC CAGGAGGACGAGGAGATGCTGGTCCCGCACCAAGAGTTCCCCGAGGGACCCCAGCCCATGGAAG TTATACCGAATGAGATGGGCACCGCGCCGGAGAGTCAGCAAGTGGAGGATCCACCTTCGTTCAAATTTAGATGGACCATCGAGAACTTCTCCAGGTTGAACATTAAGAAGCTTTACTCTGACATTTTCTACGTCGGAGGATACAAGTG GCGGGTGCTAATTTTCCCCAAGGGAAATAATGTAGACCACTTGTCCATATACCTGGATGTTGCTGATTCAGCCACTTTGCCATATGGTTGGAGTAGATATGCACAGTTTGCACTCGCCGTCGTTAATCAAATTCACAGCAAGTACACAATAAGAAAAG ATACGCAACACCAATTTAATTCACGTGAAAGTGACTGGGGATTCACTTCATTTATGTCTCTGAGTGAACTCTATGATCCGAGTAGAGGATATCTTGTCAATGATACATGTGTAATTGAAGCTGAAGTTGTTGTCCGTAGGGTGGTAGACTACTGGAGTTATGACTCGAAAAAGGAAACGGGCTTTGTTGGTCTTAAGAACCAAGGAGCTACTTGTTACATGAACTCTCTTCTTCAGACTTTGTATCATATTCCATATTTCAGAAAG GCTGTTTATCATATGCCAACAACAGAGAATGATATGCCATCTGGAAGCATTCCGTTGGCTCTGCAGAGCCTGTTCTATAAGCTTCAGTACAGTGACAACAGTGTTGCTACAAAAGAGCTGACAAAGTCGTTTGGCTGGGACACATATGATTCTTTTATGCAACATGACGTCCAGGAACTCAACAGGGTTCTTTGTGAAAAATTGGAAGACAAGATGAAG GGTACTGTTGTTGAGGGCACAATCCAGCATTTATTTGAGGGACATCATATGAACTATATTGAATGCATTAATGTTGACTACAAATCCACGAGAAAGGAGTCGTTCTATG ACCTACAGTTAGATGTAAAGGGTTGTCGAGATGTTTATGCATCATTTGATAAGTATGTAGAAGTCGAGCGGCTGGAGGGTGATaacaaatatcatgctgaaaatcaTGGCTTACAG GATGCTAAGAAAGGTGTTCTATTTATTGATTTCCCCCCTGTTTTGCAACTCCAGCTCAAGCGTTTTGAATATGATTTCATGCGGGATACAATGGTGAAG ATAAATGACCGTTATGAGTTCCCACTTCAGCTAGACCTCGATAGTGACAATGGCAAATATCTTTCTCCAGAAGCAGACAGGAGGGTTCGTAATCTCTATACTCTTCACAG TGTTCTTGTTCACAGTGGTGGGGTGCACGGAGGACATTACTATGCTTTCATCCGACCAACTCTATCGGATCAGTG GTTTAAGTTCGATGATGAGCGAGTGACAAAGGAAGACGCTAAAAGGGCACTAGAGGAGCAGTATGGTGGTGAAGAAGAG TTGCCTCAGACAAATCCCGGCTTCAATAACACTCCATTTAAATTTACCAAATATTCAAATGCTTACATGCTTGTGTACATTCGTGAGAGCGACAAGGAGAAAATTATGTGTGATGTGGATGAGAAAGACATAGCAGAGCACCTAAGA ATAAGATTGAAGAAAGaacaagaagagaaggagaacaaAAAGAAGGAGAAGGCTGAGGCTCATCTTTATACCATCATAAAGGTCTTCCATGGGGTTCCCAT GTTGCTCGGAATGAGGATTTGGCAGAACAGATTGGAAAGGAAATATTTTTCGATCTAG
- the LOC135636601 gene encoding ubiquitin C-terminal hydrolase 12-like isoform X1, with protein MTMMTPPPLDQEDEEMLVPHQEFPEGPQPMEVIPNEMGTAPESQQVEDPPSFKFRWTIENFSRLNIKKLYSDIFYVGGYKWRVLIFPKGNNVDHLSIYLDVADSATLPYGWSRYAQFALAVVNQIHSKYTIRKDTQHQFNSRESDWGFTSFMSLSELYDPSRGYLVNDTCVIEAEVVVRRVVDYWSYDSKKETGFVGLKNQGATCYMNSLLQTLYHIPYFRKAVYHMPTTENDMPSGSIPLALQSLFYKLQYSDNSVATKELTKSFGWDTYDSFMQHDVQELNRVLCEKLEDKMKGTVVEGTIQHLFEGHHMNYIECINVDYKSTRKESFYDLQLDVKGCRDVYASFDKYVEVERLEGDNKYHAENHGLQDAKKGVLFIDFPPVLQLQLKRFEYDFMRDTMVKINDRYEFPLQLDLDSDNGKYLSPEADRRVRNLYTLHSVLVHSGGVHGGHYYAFIRPTLSDQWFKFDDERVTKEDAKRALEEQYGGEEELPQTNPGFNNTPFKFTKYSNAYMLVYIRESDKEKIMCDVDEKDIAEHLRIRLKKEQEEKENKKKEKAEAHLYTIIKVARNEDLAEQIGKEIFFDLVDHDKVRNFRVQKQLPFSHFKHHWFKNNALGRRKWPKNLVYRCSFIAFGCGPSGKTTHTAPIGL; from the exons ATGACTATGATGACTCCGCCCCCTCTCGAC CAGGAGGACGAGGAGATGCTGGTCCCGCACCAAGAGTTCCCCGAGGGACCCCAGCCCATGGAAG TTATACCGAATGAGATGGGCACCGCGCCGGAGAGTCAGCAAGTGGAGGATCCACCTTCGTTCAAATTTAGATGGACCATCGAGAACTTCTCCAGGTTGAACATTAAGAAGCTTTACTCTGACATTTTCTACGTCGGAGGATACAAGTG GCGGGTGCTAATTTTCCCCAAGGGAAATAATGTAGACCACTTGTCCATATACCTGGATGTTGCTGATTCAGCCACTTTGCCATATGGTTGGAGTAGATATGCACAGTTTGCACTCGCCGTCGTTAATCAAATTCACAGCAAGTACACAATAAGAAAAG ATACGCAACACCAATTTAATTCACGTGAAAGTGACTGGGGATTCACTTCATTTATGTCTCTGAGTGAACTCTATGATCCGAGTAGAGGATATCTTGTCAATGATACATGTGTAATTGAAGCTGAAGTTGTTGTCCGTAGGGTGGTAGACTACTGGAGTTATGACTCGAAAAAGGAAACGGGCTTTGTTGGTCTTAAGAACCAAGGAGCTACTTGTTACATGAACTCTCTTCTTCAGACTTTGTATCATATTCCATATTTCAGAAAG GCTGTTTATCATATGCCAACAACAGAGAATGATATGCCATCTGGAAGCATTCCGTTGGCTCTGCAGAGCCTGTTCTATAAGCTTCAGTACAGTGACAACAGTGTTGCTACAAAAGAGCTGACAAAGTCGTTTGGCTGGGACACATATGATTCTTTTATGCAACATGACGTCCAGGAACTCAACAGGGTTCTTTGTGAAAAATTGGAAGACAAGATGAAG GGTACTGTTGTTGAGGGCACAATCCAGCATTTATTTGAGGGACATCATATGAACTATATTGAATGCATTAATGTTGACTACAAATCCACGAGAAAGGAGTCGTTCTATG ACCTACAGTTAGATGTAAAGGGTTGTCGAGATGTTTATGCATCATTTGATAAGTATGTAGAAGTCGAGCGGCTGGAGGGTGATaacaaatatcatgctgaaaatcaTGGCTTACAG GATGCTAAGAAAGGTGTTCTATTTATTGATTTCCCCCCTGTTTTGCAACTCCAGCTCAAGCGTTTTGAATATGATTTCATGCGGGATACAATGGTGAAG ATAAATGACCGTTATGAGTTCCCACTTCAGCTAGACCTCGATAGTGACAATGGCAAATATCTTTCTCCAGAAGCAGACAGGAGGGTTCGTAATCTCTATACTCTTCACAG TGTTCTTGTTCACAGTGGTGGGGTGCACGGAGGACATTACTATGCTTTCATCCGACCAACTCTATCGGATCAGTG GTTTAAGTTCGATGATGAGCGAGTGACAAAGGAAGACGCTAAAAGGGCACTAGAGGAGCAGTATGGTGGTGAAGAAGAG TTGCCTCAGACAAATCCCGGCTTCAATAACACTCCATTTAAATTTACCAAATATTCAAATGCTTACATGCTTGTGTACATTCGTGAGAGCGACAAGGAGAAAATTATGTGTGATGTGGATGAGAAAGACATAGCAGAGCACCTAAGA ATAAGATTGAAGAAAGaacaagaagagaaggagaacaaAAAGAAGGAGAAGGCTGAGGCTCATCTTTATACCATCATAAAG GTTGCTCGGAATGAGGATTTGGCAGAACAGATTGGAAAGGAAATATTTTTCGATCTAGTAGACCATGACAAAGTTCGGAACTTTCGTGTCCAGAAACAACTGCCATTCAGCCATTTTAAG CATCACTGGTTCAAAAATAATGCACTTGGCAGGAGGAAGTGGCCAAAGAATTTGGTATACCGGTGCAGTTTCATCGCTTTTGGCTGTGGGCCAAGCGGCAAAACCACACATACCGCCCCAATCGGCCTTTAA
- the LOC135636601 gene encoding ubiquitin C-terminal hydrolase 12-like isoform X2 — MTMMTPPPLDQEDEEMLVPHQEFPEGPQPMEVIPNEMGTAPESQQVEDPPSFKFRWTIENFSRLNIKKLYSDIFYVGGYKWRVLIFPKGNNVDHLSIYLDVADSATLPYGWSRYAQFALAVVNQIHSKYTIRKDTQHQFNSRESDWGFTSFMSLSELYDPSRGYLVNDTCVIEAEVVVRRVVDYWSYDSKKETGFVGLKNQGATCYMNSLLQTLYHIPYFRKAVYHMPTTENDMPSGSIPLALQSLFYKLQYSDNSVATKELTKSFGWDTYDSFMQHDVQELNRVLCEKLEDKMKGTVVEGTIQHLFEGHHMNYIECINVDYKSTRKESFYDLQLDVKGCRDVYASFDKYVEVERLEGDNKYHAENHGLQDAKKGVLFIDFPPVLQLQLKRFEYDFMRDTMVKINDRYEFPLQLDLDSDNGKYLSPEADRRVRNLYTLHSVLVHSGGVHGGHYYAFIRPTLSDQWFKFDDERVTKEDAKRALEEQYGGEEELPQTNPGFNNTPFKFTKYSNAYMLVYIRESDKEKIMCDVDEKDIAEHLRIRLKKEQEEKENKKKEKAEAHLYTIIKVARNEDLAEQIGKEIFFDLVDHDKVRNFRVQKQLPFSHFKEEVAKEFGIPVQFHRFWLWAKRQNHTYRPNRPLTPQEEAQPV, encoded by the exons ATGACTATGATGACTCCGCCCCCTCTCGAC CAGGAGGACGAGGAGATGCTGGTCCCGCACCAAGAGTTCCCCGAGGGACCCCAGCCCATGGAAG TTATACCGAATGAGATGGGCACCGCGCCGGAGAGTCAGCAAGTGGAGGATCCACCTTCGTTCAAATTTAGATGGACCATCGAGAACTTCTCCAGGTTGAACATTAAGAAGCTTTACTCTGACATTTTCTACGTCGGAGGATACAAGTG GCGGGTGCTAATTTTCCCCAAGGGAAATAATGTAGACCACTTGTCCATATACCTGGATGTTGCTGATTCAGCCACTTTGCCATATGGTTGGAGTAGATATGCACAGTTTGCACTCGCCGTCGTTAATCAAATTCACAGCAAGTACACAATAAGAAAAG ATACGCAACACCAATTTAATTCACGTGAAAGTGACTGGGGATTCACTTCATTTATGTCTCTGAGTGAACTCTATGATCCGAGTAGAGGATATCTTGTCAATGATACATGTGTAATTGAAGCTGAAGTTGTTGTCCGTAGGGTGGTAGACTACTGGAGTTATGACTCGAAAAAGGAAACGGGCTTTGTTGGTCTTAAGAACCAAGGAGCTACTTGTTACATGAACTCTCTTCTTCAGACTTTGTATCATATTCCATATTTCAGAAAG GCTGTTTATCATATGCCAACAACAGAGAATGATATGCCATCTGGAAGCATTCCGTTGGCTCTGCAGAGCCTGTTCTATAAGCTTCAGTACAGTGACAACAGTGTTGCTACAAAAGAGCTGACAAAGTCGTTTGGCTGGGACACATATGATTCTTTTATGCAACATGACGTCCAGGAACTCAACAGGGTTCTTTGTGAAAAATTGGAAGACAAGATGAAG GGTACTGTTGTTGAGGGCACAATCCAGCATTTATTTGAGGGACATCATATGAACTATATTGAATGCATTAATGTTGACTACAAATCCACGAGAAAGGAGTCGTTCTATG ACCTACAGTTAGATGTAAAGGGTTGTCGAGATGTTTATGCATCATTTGATAAGTATGTAGAAGTCGAGCGGCTGGAGGGTGATaacaaatatcatgctgaaaatcaTGGCTTACAG GATGCTAAGAAAGGTGTTCTATTTATTGATTTCCCCCCTGTTTTGCAACTCCAGCTCAAGCGTTTTGAATATGATTTCATGCGGGATACAATGGTGAAG ATAAATGACCGTTATGAGTTCCCACTTCAGCTAGACCTCGATAGTGACAATGGCAAATATCTTTCTCCAGAAGCAGACAGGAGGGTTCGTAATCTCTATACTCTTCACAG TGTTCTTGTTCACAGTGGTGGGGTGCACGGAGGACATTACTATGCTTTCATCCGACCAACTCTATCGGATCAGTG GTTTAAGTTCGATGATGAGCGAGTGACAAAGGAAGACGCTAAAAGGGCACTAGAGGAGCAGTATGGTGGTGAAGAAGAG TTGCCTCAGACAAATCCCGGCTTCAATAACACTCCATTTAAATTTACCAAATATTCAAATGCTTACATGCTTGTGTACATTCGTGAGAGCGACAAGGAGAAAATTATGTGTGATGTGGATGAGAAAGACATAGCAGAGCACCTAAGA ATAAGATTGAAGAAAGaacaagaagagaaggagaacaaAAAGAAGGAGAAGGCTGAGGCTCATCTTTATACCATCATAAAG GTTGCTCGGAATGAGGATTTGGCAGAACAGATTGGAAAGGAAATATTTTTCGATCTAGTAGACCATGACAAAGTTCGGAACTTTCGTGTCCAGAAACAACTGCCATTCAGCCATTTTAAG GAGGAAGTGGCCAAAGAATTTGGTATACCGGTGCAGTTTCATCGCTTTTGGCTGTGGGCCAAGCGGCAAAACCACACATACCGCCCCAATCGGCCTTTAACACCTCAGGAGGAAGCACAGCCT GTTTGA